One genomic window of Cupriavidus malaysiensis includes the following:
- a CDS encoding RNA polymerase sigma factor — MKVAEQHLPLLQQAQTGDPAALAEILRLCQPDIRRYAKRHCLVSDIDDAVQEALLILSRHIGSLRALAALSGWLFRVVERECRRLGRKALRFDPYDEEKLDHWLGSHSREGLRMELASALESLPADYRQIILLRDFEELTVRELAERLGISQAAAKSRLHRARTMAREYLLG; from the coding sequence ATGAAGGTTGCCGAGCAACACCTGCCGCTGCTGCAGCAAGCCCAGACCGGGGATCCCGCTGCGCTGGCGGAGATCCTGCGCCTGTGCCAGCCCGATATCCGGCGCTACGCCAAGCGGCATTGCCTGGTCAGCGACATCGACGACGCCGTGCAGGAAGCGCTGCTGATCCTGTCACGCCACATCGGCTCGCTGCGCGCGCTGGCCGCGCTCTCGGGCTGGCTGTTCCGTGTGGTCGAGCGGGAATGCCGCCGGCTGGGACGCAAGGCGCTCCGCTTCGATCCCTACGACGAGGAAAAGCTCGACCACTGGCTGGGCTCACATTCCCGCGAGGGCCTGCGCATGGAGCTGGCCAGCGCCCTCGAATCCTTGCCGGCGGATTATCGCCAGATCATCCTGCTGCGCGACTTCGAGGAACTGACCGTGCGGGAACTCGCCGAGCGCCTGGGCATCAGCCAGGCGGCGGCCAAGAGCCGCCTGCACCGGGCACGGACGATGGCGCGGGAGTACCTGCTCGGTTAA
- a CDS encoding YgaP-like transmembrane domain, producing MFYVKNVPGRERVLRIVAGALAVAGALAWLPASWRIAGALAAAGIVVSGLVGFCPMCAMVGRRLDKGAVTRRN from the coding sequence ATGTTCTACGTGAAGAATGTGCCGGGCCGGGAGCGCGTACTGCGCATCGTTGCCGGAGCGCTTGCCGTCGCCGGTGCGCTGGCCTGGCTGCCCGCTAGCTGGCGCATCGCCGGAGCGCTCGCCGCCGCTGGCATCGTGGTATCCGGCCTGGTAGGCTTCTGCCCGATGTGCGCCATGGTCGGGCGGCGCCTGGACAAAGGCGCCGTCACCCGGCGGAACTGA
- the paaK gene encoding phenylacetate--CoA ligase PaaK: MVQRIPHPDELEPIERASRDELQALQLERLKWSVRHAYDNVPHYRRAFDAAGVAPDDLKSLSDLSKFPFLVKQDLRDNYPFGMFAVPRQKIARVHASSGTTGKPTVVGYTARDLDTWATVVARSIRAAGGRPGDLVHVSYGYGLFTGGLGAHYGAERAGCTVVPMSGGQTEKQVQLIREFQPDIIMVTPSYMLNLIEEMMRQGMDPTETSLKLGIFGAEPWTDAMRAEIEARAGIDAVDIYGLSEVMGPGVACECVESKDGPVIWEDHFYAEIIDPVTGEVLPDGEEGELVFTSLTKEALPVIRYRTRDLTRLLPPTSRSMRRIGKITGRSDDMLIIRGVNVFPSQIEELILKTPALAPQFQLVVTRDGHLDTLAVRVEARPEAAGALGAEGRAALERELKAQIKTYVGVTTQVQVVDANGIERATTGKARRVLDMRPKITGEALAEAG; the protein is encoded by the coding sequence ATGGTCCAACGCATCCCCCACCCCGACGAGCTGGAACCGATCGAGCGTGCCAGCCGCGACGAACTGCAGGCGCTGCAGCTGGAACGGCTGAAATGGAGCGTGCGCCATGCCTACGACAACGTGCCGCACTATCGCCGCGCCTTCGATGCCGCGGGCGTGGCGCCGGATGACCTGAAGTCGCTGTCGGACCTGTCGAAGTTCCCCTTCCTGGTCAAGCAGGACCTGCGCGACAACTATCCCTTCGGCATGTTCGCCGTGCCGCGCCAGAAGATCGCCCGCGTGCACGCCTCGAGCGGCACCACGGGCAAGCCCACCGTGGTGGGCTACACCGCGCGCGACCTCGATACCTGGGCTACCGTGGTGGCGCGCTCCATCCGCGCCGCCGGCGGACGGCCCGGCGACCTGGTGCACGTGAGCTACGGCTATGGCCTGTTCACCGGCGGCCTGGGCGCGCACTACGGCGCGGAGAGGGCCGGTTGCACGGTGGTGCCGATGTCGGGCGGCCAGACCGAGAAGCAGGTGCAGCTGATCCGCGAGTTCCAGCCGGACATCATCATGGTCACGCCGTCCTACATGCTCAACCTCATCGAAGAGATGATGCGCCAGGGCATGGACCCCACCGAGACTTCGCTGAAGCTCGGGATCTTCGGCGCCGAGCCCTGGACCGACGCGATGCGGGCGGAGATCGAGGCGCGCGCGGGCATCGACGCGGTCGACATCTACGGCCTGTCCGAGGTCATGGGACCGGGCGTGGCCTGCGAATGCGTGGAGAGCAAGGACGGGCCGGTCATCTGGGAAGACCATTTCTACGCGGAAATCATCGACCCCGTCACCGGCGAAGTCCTGCCGGACGGGGAAGAAGGGGAACTGGTGTTCACCTCGTTGACCAAGGAAGCCCTGCCGGTGATCCGCTACCGCACGCGCGACCTGACGCGCCTGCTGCCGCCGACCTCGCGCTCCATGCGCCGCATCGGCAAGATCACCGGCCGCTCCGACGACATGCTGATCATCCGCGGCGTGAACGTGTTCCCGTCGCAGATCGAGGAACTGATCCTGAAGACGCCTGCGCTGGCCCCGCAGTTCCAGCTGGTGGTGACGCGCGACGGCCATCTCGATACCCTGGCCGTGCGCGTGGAAGCCCGCCCGGAGGCCGCGGGGGCACTGGGCGCGGAGGGCAGGGCGGCCCTGGAGCGCGAGCTGAAGGCCCAGATCAAGACCTACGTCGGCGTCACCACGCAGGTACAGGTGGTGGACGCGAACGGCATCGAGCGTGCCACCACCGGCAAGGCGCGGCGCGTGCTGGACATGCGGCCCAAGATCACCGGCGAGGCACTGGCCGAGGCGGGGTGA